Proteins from a single region of Hordeum vulgare subsp. vulgare chromosome 6H, MorexV3_pseudomolecules_assembly, whole genome shotgun sequence:
- the LOC123401776 gene encoding probable inactive leucine-rich repeat receptor kinase XIAO has product MASAARVLPPMALLALSIVLQLAAAAVSPPGPSPTFPGDTAALASLKSAVDAATIPSYSCLASWDFARDPCTAFTCGVHCYTPPNSSHQRVAGVSLDPAGYSGTLPAPVFASLPFLDTLSLRGNRFHGSLPAGVALPPSLRILVLSGNAFSGDIPASLFTPASSLHELDLSRNAFTGGIPPQIASLGALTRMELQHNRLTGSLPLMGKMRSLVHFDVSDNKLSGPLLDAPGRLPPTVVSVVARDNRLSGPFQAAAFHALPEMQVLDLTNNAVTGAVPGAAFEHPALGQLRLGSNQLGTVEEASDGGASSQLLEVDLSGNRITGRLPRCLAAIPRLRTVGLDRNRFDGGVPKQYAVRAAAGEVVDGKAPFAKLMLQGNYLCGALPRELRQMKEGGAMVSLADNCLLKCPHKFFFCQGPPQKNHATCPKCEP; this is encoded by the coding sequence ATGGCTTCTGCTGCCCGCGTGCTGCCACCAATGGCGCTGCTGGCGCTCTCTATCGTGCTCCAGCTCGCGGCGGCCGCGGTGTCGCCTCCCGGTCCCAGCCCCACCTTCCCGGGCGACACGGCCGCGCTGGCGTCGCTGAAATCCGCCGTGGACGCGGCCACTATCCCGTCCTACTCCTGCCTCGCCTCCTGGGACTTCGCCCGCGACCCCTGCACCGCCTTCACCTGCGGCGTCCACTGCTACACGCCCCCCAACTCGTCTCACCAACGCgtcgccggcgtctccctcgacccCGCGGGGTACTCCGGCACGCTCCCGGCGCCCGTCTTCGCCTCGCTCCCTTTCCTCGACACGCTGTCCCTCCGCGGCAACCGCTTCCACGGCTCGCTACCGGCGGGAGTGGCGCTGCCTCCGAGCCTCCGCATCCTCGTCCTCTCCGGCAACGCCTTCTCCGGCGACATACCGGCGTCCCTCTTCACCCCGGCCTCGTCGCTCCACGAGCTCGACCTCTCCCGCAACGCGTTCACCGGCGGGATACCGCCTCAGATCGCGTCCTTGGGCGCCCTGACGCGGATGGAGCTGCAGCACAACCGCCTCACCGGGAGCCTGCCGTTGATGGGCAAGATGCGTTCGCTCGTCCACTTCGACGTCAGCGACAACAAGCTGTCCGGCCCGCTGCTGGACGCGCCCGGGCGGCTGCCTCCGACGGTCGTGTCCGTCGTGGCGCGTGACAACAGGCTCTCCGGGCCGTTCCAAGCCGCGGCCTTCCATGCTCTCCCTGAGATGCAGGTGCTCGACCTCACAAACAATGCGGTTACCGGCGCGGTCCCCGGCGCCGCGTTCGAGCACCCGGCGCTGGGGCAGCTGCGGCTGGGATCCAACCAGCTCGGGACGGTCGAGGAGGCGTCGGACGGCGGCGCGTCGAGCCAGCTGCTGGAGGTGGACCTCAGCGGCAACAGAATCACCGGGCGGCTGCCCAGGTGTCTCGCGGCGATTCCGCGTCTCAGGACGGTGGGGCTCGACCGGAACCGGTTCGACGGAGGCGTGCCGAAGCAGTACGCCGTGCGGGCCGCGGCGGGGGAGGTCGTCGACGGGAAGGCGCCGTTTGCGAAGCTGATGCTGCAAGGGAACTACCtctgcggagccctgccgagagagCTGAGGCAGATGAAGGAGGGCGGTGCCATGGTGAGCCTGGCGGATAATTGCTTGCTCAAGTGTCCGCACAAGTTCTTCTTCTGCCAGGGGCCGCCGCAGAAGAACCATGCCACATGTCCCAAGTGCGAACCATGA